In the Bdellovibrionales bacterium genome, CAAACTCAAAAATTATCACTCTCAGCTTTGCTATCGCCGGCGCTTTGTCTGGTCTCGTAGTAAGCTTGCTAATTAAAGCATTTGCTGGTGCCTTTGCGGTCGTTGCTCGCGCAGCTGACTCAGACCTCTTCCGTCACGGTTTGCCGTTGATTGTTGGCTTCGGTCTTTTTGCTTATTTCCAATTTAACTCTAAAATCGTCGCTTGGGCTGACGAGGTTGTGGCTGAAGTTCGCAAAGTAGTATGGCCAACTCGTAAAGACACTACTGCGATGACGATCGTTGTGATCATCATGGTTTTGATTTCCAGCGTGATTATCAGTTCTTTCGATTTGATGTCTGGATACGTTATTAACTCCCTCATGAGATAGGAAGTGGCCATGGAAAAAAAATGGTACATCGTAAATACTCAGACCGGTTGTGAATCAACAGCTAAAACTGCCATCGAAGAGCGTATCCGCTCTCAGAAGATGGAAGAGTTCTTTGGTCAAATCCTGATCCCTTCTGAAAACGTTGTGGAGCTGGTAAAAGGCCAAAAACAAACAAAATCCCGTAAATTTTTCCCAGGTTACATGTTCGTTCAAATGTTCTTGAATGACGAGACGTGGCACCTTGTAAAACATTCATCAAAGGTGACAGGCTTCGTTGGGGGTGCTAAAACTCGTCCTCCCGAAGTTCCAGAGGCCGAAGTTTTGCGCGTAACTCAGCAAATGGCTGGCGTTGCCGAGAAACCAAAACCTAAGGTGAAATTCTCTGTGGGC is a window encoding:
- the nusG gene encoding transcription termination/antitermination protein NusG — encoded protein: MEKKWYIVNTQTGCESTAKTAIEERIRSQKMEEFFGQILIPSENVVELVKGQKQTKSRKFFPGYMFVQMFLNDETWHLVKHSSKVTGFVGGAKTRPPEVPEAEVLRVTQQMAGVAEKPKPKVKFSVGENVTVIDGPFSNFSGTVEEINEDKAKVKVLVSIFGRPTPVELDFIQVEKH
- the secE gene encoding preprotein translocase subunit SecE; the encoded protein is MEKTNSKIITLSFAIAGALSGLVVSLLIKAFAGAFAVVARAADSDLFRHGLPLIVGFGLFAYFQFNSKIVAWADEVVAEVRKVVWPTRKDTTAMTIVVIIMVLISSVIISSFDLMSGYVINSLMR